A genomic window from Anaeromusa acidaminophila DSM 3853 includes:
- the nrfD gene encoding NrfD/PsrC family molybdoenzyme membrane anchor subunit: MKVNLFGWNFTVTPARYFLTAVALLGIIVIVFRLVTGMGAVTNLSDEWPWGLWIAFDVLTGVALAGGGYSTALIVHILHQDRYYPVARGAMLTSLLGYLLVMAGLFLDIGQWFNFWRPFVSWGHASVLFEVFWCVSIYTTIQFLEFGEVVTERIGRKWHLYFKKMIPVLMIIGVVLPTLHQSSLGALFLIAVHKVYPLWWSEWLPAYFLLSSFFVGPAMVCVESILSGRVFRHPVPLHVLRGLAYIGGVMMFLYLLLKVHDFTVRGLWPLVFQGNLQSWFFFFEMGLCLCLPLGILFTLWGRTKNGLLTYGVLTSLGVIMNRLNTAITAMVMEGKSLYFPSIWEIIVSAALLAMGCLLYCFIVENFYILDYKPKAEKEKVSVQHRLAEAELEHQ, encoded by the coding sequence ATGAAGGTTAACTTGTTTGGCTGGAATTTTACAGTGACGCCTGCACGGTACTTCCTGACGGCGGTGGCGCTCTTAGGGATTATTGTCATCGTTTTTCGTTTGGTTACCGGCATGGGTGCGGTGACGAATCTAAGTGATGAGTGGCCCTGGGGGCTTTGGATCGCTTTTGACGTTCTCACCGGCGTTGCTTTGGCAGGCGGCGGCTATTCGACGGCGTTGATTGTGCATATTTTGCATCAAGACCGCTACTATCCGGTAGCACGGGGGGCTATGCTGACATCTCTTTTAGGATATCTGCTGGTTATGGCAGGTCTTTTTTTGGATATTGGCCAATGGTTTAATTTCTGGCGTCCTTTTGTTTCCTGGGGCCATGCGTCGGTGCTGTTTGAAGTTTTTTGGTGCGTTTCCATTTATACAACCATTCAATTTTTGGAATTCGGGGAAGTGGTTACCGAACGCATCGGTCGAAAATGGCATCTGTATTTTAAAAAAATGATTCCTGTGCTGATGATTATTGGCGTTGTACTACCCACGCTACACCAATCGTCATTAGGAGCGCTTTTCTTGATCGCCGTACACAAGGTATATCCTTTGTGGTGGTCCGAATGGCTGCCTGCGTACTTTTTGCTGTCTTCCTTTTTTGTGGGTCCGGCGATGGTATGCGTGGAGTCCATCTTGTCCGGCCGCGTGTTTCGGCATCCGGTACCGCTCCATGTTTTGCGCGGTTTAGCCTATATTGGCGGCGTGATGATGTTTTTGTATCTCTTGTTGAAGGTGCATGATTTTACGGTGCGTGGTTTGTGGCCGCTGGTATTTCAAGGGAATTTGCAGAGTTGGTTTTTCTTTTTCGAAATGGGCCTGTGCCTTTGCTTGCCCTTGGGAATTCTATTTACCCTTTGGGGGCGTACGAAGAACGGCCTTCTGACTTACGGCGTACTAACCAGCCTAGGAGTCATCATGAACCGCCTGAATACGGCGATTACCGCAATGGTCATGGAAGGAAAGAGCTTGTATTTTCCGTCGATATGGGAAATCATTGTCAGCGCCGCGCTGTTGGCGATGGGCTGTTTGTTGTATTGCTTTATTGTGGAAAATTTTTATATTTTGGACTATAAGCCGAAAGCGGAAAAAGAAAAAGTTTCCGTGCAGCACCGCCTAGCGGAGGCGGAACTGGAGCATCAGTAA
- a CDS encoding MarR family winged helix-turn-helix transcriptional regulator: MDLHGIFHGLHQAVRGIDKGVNQVLAPYEISASEWAVLTSLDKWGELTQKALAEYMHLEAAAISKSVAKLEAKGLVVRKTGADRRERKVALAPKAKEAYACWMECTGRHRQAVLADFTEEELQTLLQALQRLQQNADKWKEHEVATHE; encoded by the coding sequence ATGGACTTGCACGGGATTTTTCATGGTTTGCACCAGGCGGTACGCGGTATTGACAAAGGCGTCAACCAAGTGTTGGCGCCTTATGAAATTTCCGCTTCGGAATGGGCGGTGTTGACGTCGCTAGACAAGTGGGGCGAGTTGACGCAAAAAGCGTTAGCAGAGTATATGCATTTAGAGGCGGCGGCGATTTCCAAGAGCGTTGCCAAGTTGGAAGCGAAAGGCCTTGTGGTGCGCAAAACGGGCGCGGATCGCCGAGAGCGCAAGGTGGCCTTAGCGCCAAAGGCTAAAGAGGCCTATGCCTGCTGGATGGAGTGTACAGGCAGGCATCGTCAGGCTGTACTGGCTGATTTTACGGAAGAGGAGCTACAGACGCTTTTGCAGGCTCTACAGCGTTTGCAGCAGAATGCAGATAAGTGGAAGGAACATGAGGTGGCAACGCATGAGTAA
- a CDS encoding MFS transporter, whose translation MSKSNSESLWTKRYILTILGMLFVFVPYSLYLPIMPLYVLEELGQSVEMAGLSNALFLLASVLFRTQTAGLESRFGHRKVLLGSSFLFFLSHLLFLVAAQPLWVLSVRFFGGACFAIANTAIMSMGSRFVPDSRKGEGIAYLTTVVTAGSAIGPFVGLQLEALFGFQAIFLFCGLSTLLGWALLLPIREQTQGAFVQELTFSPKKLLEWQAIPVCSVILLVSLAYAGVLTFAAVYAKEQGLAELTDWFFVVLAFCAVMVRVFTGRIMDLHGPNVVLYPAFALLAAGMILLGAMPSMLGMLGAAALIGAGYGVLVPTVQTIAVQKSRPERASVVTATYFTFLDLGLAAGAYLLGTLVSSFGLGHMYWLLSFFVIGVWGVYVLVHGRHVLASKVELNKELS comes from the coding sequence ATGAGTAAGAGTAATTCGGAATCATTGTGGACTAAACGCTATATATTAACAATTCTGGGGATGCTGTTTGTTTTTGTGCCGTATTCGTTGTATTTGCCGATTATGCCTTTGTATGTACTGGAAGAATTGGGGCAGAGCGTGGAAATGGCCGGCTTGAGCAATGCGTTGTTTTTACTGGCTTCGGTTTTGTTTCGGACGCAGACGGCGGGACTGGAAAGCCGTTTTGGACATCGCAAGGTGCTGCTAGGCAGCTCGTTTCTTTTCTTTCTTTCGCATTTATTGTTTTTAGTGGCGGCGCAGCCGCTGTGGGTACTTTCAGTGCGCTTTTTTGGCGGAGCTTGCTTTGCCATTGCCAATACGGCTATTATGTCCATGGGCAGTCGCTTTGTGCCGGACAGCCGCAAGGGAGAAGGCATTGCCTATTTGACTACGGTAGTAACGGCAGGCTCTGCGATCGGACCGTTTGTGGGCTTGCAACTGGAAGCTCTTTTTGGCTTTCAGGCGATTTTCCTTTTTTGCGGGCTTTCAACATTGCTTGGTTGGGCGTTGCTGTTGCCGATTCGGGAGCAAACACAAGGCGCCTTTGTGCAAGAACTTACTTTCTCGCCGAAGAAACTTTTGGAGTGGCAGGCTATTCCGGTGTGCAGCGTAATTTTGCTTGTGTCCCTTGCGTATGCAGGCGTGCTGACCTTTGCGGCGGTATATGCTAAAGAACAAGGCTTGGCGGAGCTGACAGACTGGTTTTTTGTGGTCTTGGCGTTTTGCGCCGTCATGGTGCGGGTGTTTACCGGGCGCATCATGGATCTGCATGGTCCTAATGTAGTATTGTATCCGGCCTTTGCGCTTTTAGCGGCAGGCATGATTCTTTTAGGCGCTATGCCTTCCATGTTGGGCATGTTGGGAGCGGCGGCCTTGATTGGCGCTGGTTACGGGGTCCTTGTGCCGACGGTACAAACCATTGCGGTACAAAAATCGCGGCCCGAACGCGCCAGCGTGGTGACGGCAACGTATTTTACTTTCTTAGATCTGGGCCTGGCTGCGGGAGCGTATCTTTTAGGAACGCTGGTTTCTTCTTTTGGATTAGGGCATATGTATTGGCTGCTGAGCTTTTTCGTTATTGGCGTCTGGGGTGTGTATGTACTAGTCCATGGCCGGCATGTATTAGCTTCCAAGGTGGAGCTGAATAAAGAATTGTCATGA
- a CDS encoding 4Fe-4S dicluster domain-containing protein: MPKSVLVDVTRCIGCGACTVACKLWNGLAYDEQVPHSGSKAQLNERNWTILEKRQVNGSQRRYVKKQCMHCLEPACVSACFSKALQRDEHGAVIYHPELCVGCRYCMVACPFEVPKYEWGKQIPLVAKCQFCFTKLAAGEAPACAGTCPTQALLYGERSELLAEAHRRLQNGSYVPHVYGEKEIGGTSWLYLSDAPFAQLGFPEKLGEKSLPAYTQGFLSQTPWLAVGWGGFLAGMSWYTRRRRRLKNEDKEGGEEDEG; encoded by the coding sequence ATGCCGAAGAGCGTATTGGTGGATGTGACGCGCTGTATTGGCTGCGGGGCCTGTACGGTGGCGTGCAAGTTGTGGAACGGCCTAGCTTATGATGAGCAGGTTCCCCATAGCGGTTCCAAAGCGCAGCTAAATGAGCGCAACTGGACGATTTTAGAGAAACGCCAGGTAAACGGGAGTCAGCGGCGATATGTAAAAAAACAGTGCATGCATTGCCTGGAACCGGCGTGCGTGTCGGCTTGTTTTTCGAAAGCGCTGCAGCGGGATGAACACGGCGCGGTCATCTATCATCCGGAGTTGTGCGTAGGCTGCCGATACTGTATGGTGGCCTGCCCCTTTGAAGTGCCCAAGTATGAGTGGGGCAAGCAAATTCCTCTGGTGGCTAAGTGCCAGTTTTGTTTTACGAAGCTGGCGGCGGGAGAGGCCCCTGCTTGTGCCGGCACTTGTCCGACGCAGGCTCTCTTGTACGGAGAACGCTCCGAACTGTTGGCGGAGGCGCATCGTCGCTTGCAAAACGGTTCCTATGTGCCCCATGTTTACGGCGAAAAGGAAATCGGCGGCACTTCTTGGTTATATCTGTCAGATGCGCCTTTTGCACAACTTGGCTTTCCGGAAAAGCTGGGCGAGAAAAGCCTGCCTGCCTATACGCAGGGATTTTTGTCGCAGACGCCATGGCTGGCTGTGGGCTGGGGCGGCTTTTTGGCAGGCATGTCCTGGTATACCCGGCGTCGGCGGCGTTTGAAAAACGAAGACAAGGAAGGCGGCGAGGAAGATGAAGGTTAA